In the Candidatus Eisenbacteria bacterium genome, GTTTGAGCGCGGCGACCCCGCCCCCCGAATCGAAGACGACGCGGTTATCGACGAAGCGGTTCTCCGCGATCTCGACCCGCGCGCGATCGAGAAGGCAAAGGCCGCCTCCGTGAAAGACCGCCGAGTTCCCCTCGAACAGGTTCCTCTCCACGCGGCCGGATGCGCCCGCGAAGAAGCACGCGCCCCCGCCGTGGTAGCGCGCGTAGTTGTCCCGGATCACGCAGTCGCGGATCACCGCGTGCACGCCGCCATAGACGAAGACCCCCCCGCCGTTCCCCTCGAAAACCCATCCGTTCCGGATCGTGAAGCCCTCGAGGAGGATCTCCTCTCCGCCGTCCCCGTAGGCGGTCACGACCGAACGATCCGCCCCCTCGCCGTCGATCACGGTCTCTCGGGCGCGCGGATCTCTCTCCCGGAAGGAAGGGTCCCAGCCCCCGAGGAGGATCTCTTCTCCGCCGTCCCCGTAGGCGGTCACGACCGAACGATCCGCCCCCTCGCCGTCGATCACGGTCTCTCGGGCGCGCGGATCTCTCTCCCGGAAGGAAGGGTCCCAGCCCCCGAGGAGGACGAGCGACTTCGAAAGGTAGAGGGTTTCGCGGTAGACGCCCTCCGCGACGAGGAGCGTGTCGCCCGCCGCCGCCGCCTCGGCCGCTCTCCCGATCGTCGCGTGCTCGGCCGGGACGCGGAGAACGCCCGCCCGCGGGGCGCACGGAAGCGCGAGAAGGAGGAGAAGAAGAACCCGCCGAAGCCGCTCCGGTCGAGACATGAGGCGATTATAGCCCGCGCGCGAAAGGCGGGGCAAGAGAACGCGCCGGCCGTCCGCCCGACGGGCGCACGAAAAAGGGCTCCCGCGCGCGGCGGAAGCCCCCACTCGGAAAGAAGTAGACTTCGTTACCGGAAGAGCTGCTTCACGCTCCCCCAGCTCGCGGGCTCCGTCGCCGCGGGGTAGGAGCACGTCATCCCTTCCTCGCTAAATGGGAGTGACTCCAAAGCGGACGACGAGAGGACCGAGGTCGCATCCCCATCTATAACCCAGAGAATCGCGCCTTCGGCCGCCACGTTGAAGGTCAGGCTTCCGACCTTGGCTGGGAAAGCCTCGTAAGGAACTCCCCCGCTCTGGAGATTCCAGTCGATTCCCTGAACCAGCCAGCACTTGTAGTTCGGGTAAGCGCTCGTGATCCACGGGCTGACCTCGATGGGGAAAGTCCCCGTGTCCGAGGCGAAGGTGGTGAACTGAGTCCAACCAGCGGCCGGGTGATTCGAGGTCCAGAGCGCCGTCCCAACC is a window encoding:
- a CDS encoding right-handed parallel beta-helix repeat-containing protein, giving the protein MSRPERLRRVLLLLLLALPCAPRAGVLRVPAEHATIGRAAEAAAAGDTLLVAEGVYRETLYLSKSLVLLGGWDPSFRERDPRARETVIDGEGADRSVVTAYGDGGEEILLGGWDPSFRERDPRARETVIDGEGADRSVVTAYGDGGEEILLEGFTIRNGWVFEGNGGGVFVYGGVHAVIRDCVIRDNYARYHGGGACFFAGASGRVERNLFEGNSAVFHGGGLCLLDRARVEIAENRFVDNRVVFDSGGGVAALKQCVAAVLGNLFEGNFAMKRGGAVSFLQEVDGRIERNLAFDNHCGQQGASLYSWKSSARIEENTLVRNHGFMGGIRVEDTGSAAIRRNLVVRSTGPWLMHEGKASLEAEGNVVWACAPAEGPEGAAPIEGVRVLDPGFCDEATDHRLHARSPLLGDLRAGCYRAACSEEPGPGEPPLRRGEP